Proteins from a single region of Clostridia bacterium:
- a CDS encoding UDP-glucose/GDP-mannose dehydrogenase family protein: MYSLKSFRPSTRARSLRIAVLGMGHVGLPTAVGFAELGWHVIGADSDVNKIESMKSGECPFYEPGLQDLLRKHLGSGRFELTTRVEDAISAASVLFICVGTPQAEDGRADLRNIEALARTIAGNLNGYKLIVEKSTVPAVTGHWIHRTIERELAALALHSKQAHDGNGDGSRDYDAAKMTEASGSEQESSGNRPVATPTPASNIAQWNKPRFEVASNPEFLQEGKAVTNFFQPDRVVCGVTSERARDILAELYKPLDCPLVFTDLNTAELIKHAANAFLATKISFINLVGDICESVGADVKQVANGIGFDSRIGKQFLEAGIGFGGYCLPKDLSAFIHLAEEHNVQASLLREVGAINSSRAQRLVSKLREALWILQGKTIAVLGLSFKAGTDDIRESPSLKIVEALARHGANLRLYDPKAMNNARQVIPEDPQRIVYCTDAYDAGNGADAVAVLTDWEEFRELDLARFRLVMKVPVLVDARNIFDPEIARHYGYEYVCMGRASDRRRLRGEKSPRASKPVDRTNKRARFTRAVGVVDRTLPTNLRDEPA, from the coding sequence ATGTACAGCCTAAAAAGCTTCCGGCCCAGCACGCGAGCGCGCAGCTTACGGATCGCAGTTCTGGGCATGGGTCACGTAGGGCTACCCACCGCAGTCGGGTTCGCCGAACTTGGGTGGCACGTGATTGGCGCCGACAGCGACGTGAACAAGATCGAGTCGATGAAGTCGGGAGAGTGCCCTTTTTACGAGCCCGGCTTGCAGGATCTTCTTCGCAAGCACTTAGGCTCGGGACGCTTTGAGCTAACAACCCGAGTGGAGGATGCGATCTCTGCCGCTTCGGTCCTTTTCATCTGCGTCGGTACGCCGCAGGCTGAAGATGGCCGCGCAGACCTTAGAAACATCGAGGCGCTTGCGCGCACCATCGCCGGCAATCTGAACGGCTATAAGTTGATAGTGGAAAAGAGCACGGTGCCTGCGGTCACAGGCCACTGGATCCACAGAACCATAGAGCGGGAACTCGCTGCGCTCGCTCTCCACTCCAAGCAGGCGCACGACGGTAACGGCGACGGCTCACGCGATTACGATGCCGCGAAGATGACCGAGGCGTCCGGAAGCGAGCAGGAATCAAGTGGCAACCGTCCTGTGGCGACGCCAACTCCGGCATCGAACATCGCTCAATGGAACAAGCCTCGGTTCGAGGTGGCTTCCAACCCTGAATTTCTCCAGGAGGGCAAGGCGGTAACGAACTTCTTCCAGCCGGATCGCGTGGTCTGCGGAGTAACGTCTGAGCGCGCGCGCGATATCCTGGCCGAACTCTACAAGCCGCTTGACTGCCCGCTCGTGTTCACCGATCTGAATACGGCGGAGCTGATCAAGCACGCCGCGAATGCATTCCTGGCAACGAAGATTTCATTTATCAACCTTGTTGGGGACATTTGCGAGTCAGTCGGCGCAGACGTGAAGCAGGTAGCCAACGGTATCGGCTTCGATTCGCGCATTGGCAAACAGTTCCTCGAAGCCGGCATTGGATTTGGCGGATACTGCCTGCCAAAGGATCTTAGCGCCTTCATCCACCTTGCTGAAGAACACAACGTACAAGCCTCGCTTCTCCGGGAAGTGGGAGCAATTAATTCCAGCCGGGCGCAACGCCTGGTCAGCAAGCTTCGCGAAGCTCTATGGATTCTTCAGGGCAAGACCATCGCCGTGCTGGGGCTCTCATTCAAAGCAGGCACGGACGACATACGCGAATCGCCCAGTTTGAAGATCGTCGAGGCGCTCGCTCGCCATGGAGCAAACCTGCGCTTGTACGATCCGAAGGCGATGAACAATGCGCGGCAAGTGATACCGGAAGATCCGCAACGAATCGTTTACTGCACCGACGCCTATGACGCTGGTAACGGCGCTGACGCCGTGGCGGTACTCACCGACTGGGAAGAATTCCGCGAACTCGATCTCGCACGCTTTCGGCTGGTGATGAAAGTGCCGGTTCTGGTTGATGCGCGGAATATTTTCGATCCGGAGATCGCACGGCACTACGGTTATGAGTACGTCTGCATGGGGCGTGCGTCGGATCGGCGACGGCTGCGTGGCGAGAAATCTCCGCGCGCATCGAAGCCAGTCGATCGGACAAACAAACGCGCAAGGTTTACGCGGGCGGTGGGCGTCGTTGATCGAACGCTGCCAACGAACTTACGCGACGAGCCAGCATGA
- the hemH gene encoding ferrochelatase produces MSQRTAILLLAHGSPETAEDVPEFLRNITGKRPMPEAVVKEVQRRYALIGQSPLTCWTMEQAEGAARDSGLPVYVGMRNWRPYIRDTVKQMAVDGVTHAVAICLAPHNSRTSVGLYKQALLAENGQTPFTIDFVENWHDHPLLTRAFAERLREGWQKACAEAGAALPVIFTAHSVPERTIADGDPYGQQARHTAELVVQQVPEIKDWRFAFQSQGMSGGVWLGPTVEDTILAIKSEGNQGVFIQPIGFVCDHVEVLYDIDIAFRKFADDHGMRLWRAESLNGSKTFARAVAQVARERLDVGEDRAAGKSKPPAHQV; encoded by the coding sequence GTGAGTCAGAGGACGGCCATTTTGTTGCTGGCCCACGGGAGTCCTGAAACAGCCGAGGACGTACCGGAGTTCCTGCGCAACATAACCGGCAAGCGACCCATGCCCGAGGCCGTTGTCAAGGAAGTACAGCGCCGTTACGCGCTCATAGGGCAGTCACCGCTCACCTGCTGGACCATGGAGCAGGCAGAGGGCGCGGCTCGGGATAGCGGCTTGCCGGTTTACGTGGGCATGCGCAATTGGCGCCCATACATTCGCGACACTGTGAAACAAATGGCTGTCGACGGCGTTACTCATGCCGTCGCCATCTGTCTTGCGCCGCACAACTCGCGCACCAGCGTCGGTCTGTACAAGCAAGCCTTGCTGGCTGAAAACGGACAGACGCCGTTCACGATTGATTTCGTCGAGAACTGGCACGATCATCCGTTGCTCACCCGGGCCTTCGCCGAACGCTTGCGCGAAGGTTGGCAGAAGGCTTGTGCCGAGGCGGGAGCCGCGCTGCCCGTCATCTTTACCGCGCACAGCGTCCCGGAGCGTACCATCGCCGACGGCGATCCCTACGGGCAACAGGCTAGGCACACGGCTGAACTCGTTGTGCAGCAGGTTCCGGAGATCAAGGACTGGCGTTTCGCTTTCCAGAGCCAGGGAATGAGCGGTGGGGTGTGGCTCGGTCCCACGGTCGAAGACACCATTCTGGCTATCAAGTCGGAAGGGAACCAGGGTGTGTTCATTCAGCCTATTGGTTTTGTTTGCGATCACGTCGAAGTGCTCTACGACATTGATATAGCTTTCAGAAAGTTTGCCGACGACCACGGAATGCGCCTCTGGCGCGCTGAGTCGTTGAACGGCTCAAAGACATTCGCCCGCGCCGTTGCCCAGGTCGCGCGTGAGCGCCTCGATGTTGGCGAAGACAGAGCCGCGGGCAAATCAAAGCCGCCGGCACATCAAGTTTAG
- a CDS encoding response regulator transcription factor yields the protein MTAQSTIRVLVSDATMMGCELLADRLRRARFVVTACCVTTVDVQQRVSDSEPNVVIISANLQDGRLGGFKSLREVKKNNPQARAVMMLEERDRELIISAFRGGAKGVFFRAEAFNTLCKCIRAVHLGQIWASSKEMELILEALASAAPLREVDSNMLRTLTRREEQIINLVAQGLTNREMANKLFLSEHTVKNYLFRIFDKLNVSSRVELVLYATNSKNNAA from the coding sequence ATGACGGCTCAATCCACGATCCGAGTGCTTGTATCAGACGCAACTATGATGGGGTGCGAACTCCTTGCCGACCGGCTGCGCCGGGCGCGGTTTGTGGTCACGGCCTGCTGCGTCACCACCGTCGACGTGCAGCAAAGAGTCAGCGATTCCGAACCAAACGTTGTCATCATCAGCGCAAATCTGCAGGACGGAAGACTGGGCGGCTTTAAAAGTCTCCGGGAAGTTAAAAAGAATAACCCGCAGGCGCGTGCCGTCATGATGCTGGAGGAGAGGGACCGCGAATTGATCATTAGTGCCTTCCGGGGCGGAGCGAAAGGTGTGTTCTTTCGCGCCGAAGCTTTCAATACGTTGTGCAAATGCATTCGCGCGGTTCACCTTGGACAGATCTGGGCGAGCAGCAAAGAAATGGAGTTGATTCTAGAAGCACTTGCCAGCGCAGCGCCGCTGCGTGAAGTTGACTCGAACATGTTGCGCACGCTCACAAGGCGCGAAGAACAGATCATCAATTTAGTGGCTCAAGGCCTCACGAACCGCGAAATGGCGAACAAGTTGTTTCTCAGCGAACACACCGTAAAAAACTATCTGTTCCGTATCTTCGATAAGCTGAACGTCTCGAGCCGAGTGGAACTCGTTCTCTATGCGACGAATTCCAAGAACAATGCGGCTTAG
- a CDS encoding DUF1761 domain-containing protein, which translates to MSARINWLAVVVAAIVHFVLGAVWFTLFAKPWIAGLGLTPEQVQAFAQEMSAGPYVVAFVCNLVMAYAIAWLLVQLGDINALRGIAVGAVLGIFAAVALATEHGFEMRPTSFKLIASGYPLVGSILMGAVIGAWKKKAAVVVGGAGTR; encoded by the coding sequence ATGAGTGCAAGGATTAATTGGCTCGCGGTAGTAGTTGCTGCGATTGTGCACTTCGTTCTAGGAGCGGTTTGGTTCACGCTTTTCGCCAAGCCCTGGATTGCGGGGCTAGGACTGACGCCGGAGCAGGTGCAAGCATTCGCACAGGAAATGTCGGCCGGACCCTATGTGGTCGCCTTCGTTTGCAACCTCGTGATGGCCTACGCAATTGCCTGGCTTCTTGTGCAACTGGGCGACATAAACGCGCTGAGAGGAATCGCCGTGGGAGCCGTGCTCGGCATCTTTGCGGCGGTCGCGCTGGCGACGGAACACGGGTTCGAGATGCGGCCCACCAGTTTCAAACTTATCGCCTCCGGCTACCCTCTGGTGGGATCGATCCTTATGGGCGCAGTCATCGGAGCATGGAAGAAGAAGGCCGCTGTTGTAGTGGGTGGGGCTGGGACCAGATAG
- a CDS encoding cellulose synthase operon protein YhjQ/BcsQ: protein MRPEIKELVHRLFLIPGASAPKAVVLCGITATLEANSIALLAAEALCTLGQPSVCLIDAKVASPTFHEVFDLTNKHGLTTALLSDAPIQSFGRRLPNLNLLVIPSGPEIAGWEALLSSGAMATRIDELLQQFTHVLIEAPSIGESQVAVALGRAADGVVLVVEADETRRELAMKAKQELEQSNVRLLGAVLNNRRFPIPQRLYSRL, encoded by the coding sequence GTGCGACCCGAGATCAAGGAACTGGTGCACCGCCTCTTTCTTATACCAGGAGCAAGCGCGCCAAAAGCGGTCGTGCTTTGTGGCATCACTGCGACACTGGAAGCGAACTCGATTGCTCTGCTCGCAGCCGAGGCATTGTGCACGTTGGGACAACCATCGGTGTGTCTTATCGACGCAAAGGTGGCTTCGCCCACCTTTCACGAGGTGTTCGATCTGACGAACAAACACGGCCTGACAACTGCGCTCCTCAGCGACGCGCCGATACAGTCGTTCGGACGTCGTCTGCCAAATCTCAACCTGCTGGTCATCCCTTCAGGACCTGAAATCGCGGGCTGGGAGGCGCTGCTGAGTTCTGGGGCGATGGCCACGCGCATAGATGAATTGCTACAGCAGTTCACTCACGTTCTGATCGAGGCACCGTCCATCGGCGAGTCGCAAGTGGCCGTTGCGCTGGGACGGGCTGCCGACGGCGTCGTCCTCGTAGTTGAGGCAGACGAGACGCGTCGCGAACTTGCAATGAAAGCGAAGCAGGAACTTGAGCAATCGAATGTTCGCTTGCTCGGCGCAGTGTTGAACAATCGACGTTTTCCGATTCCACAACGTCTGTATTCGAGGCTCTAA
- the hemG gene encoding protoporphyrinogen oxidase, whose product MRVAIIGGGISGLSAAFYLEKERAAGAPVEYVLFESTDRLGGSMYSERIEGCIVEAGPDSFLTEKPWASQLAAEVGIGHCLIGSNDADRKTYILIHGGLVVMPDGLQFMVPTKILPTGLSPLFSWGTKLRMIKELFHPPRPMQKDETVAEMVERHFGAEMVDRLADPLLSGVYGGDAASLSARAVLPRFVEMEEKYGSLSRAMLAARKRMLATANQNAKPRPLFTSMRDGMQQLVDAIVAHLTPMSLRLSSPVRDVEFRDGRWKVVLDGDTESFDAVILATPARVAGRLLERVKPELSADLGNIPYSSSVTVTMGYKTSQLRSLPPGFGFLVPRSEGKRMLACTFVHRKFPHRAPPDKGILRCFLGGAKDELVLGLGDKEIENIVRRELREVLGLDAEPTFIRIYRWRSAMAQYSSGHLDRVARIERNTQQLHGLALAGNAFKGIGVPDCVHSGQDAAKTMARLAVQTQPTK is encoded by the coding sequence ATGCGAGTTGCAATCATCGGCGGCGGCATCTCAGGCTTGAGTGCCGCCTTTTATCTTGAGAAGGAACGCGCCGCAGGCGCTCCCGTCGAGTATGTGCTCTTCGAGAGCACGGATCGTCTTGGCGGCTCCATGTATTCGGAGCGCATTGAAGGCTGCATCGTGGAAGCTGGCCCCGACTCGTTTCTTACCGAGAAGCCCTGGGCCTCGCAGCTCGCGGCGGAGGTTGGAATCGGCCATTGCCTCATTGGCTCAAACGACGCCGACCGCAAGACGTACATCCTCATTCACGGCGGCCTCGTCGTGATGCCTGACGGATTGCAGTTCATGGTGCCCACCAAGATTCTACCCACAGGCCTTTCGCCGCTTTTCTCCTGGGGCACCAAGCTGCGGATGATTAAGGAACTCTTTCACCCGCCGCGTCCGATGCAGAAAGATGAGACGGTAGCCGAGATGGTCGAGCGCCATTTCGGGGCTGAAATGGTTGACCGGCTCGCAGACCCCTTGCTGTCCGGCGTGTATGGCGGCGATGCCGCTTCGCTCAGCGCTCGCGCCGTGCTGCCACGCTTCGTTGAGATGGAAGAGAAATACGGTTCCCTCAGCCGCGCCATGCTCGCCGCCCGCAAGCGCATGTTGGCCACAGCGAACCAGAACGCGAAGCCGCGCCCGCTCTTCACTTCCATGCGGGATGGCATGCAGCAACTGGTGGACGCCATCGTTGCGCATCTCACGCCAATGTCACTGCGGCTCTCCAGCCCGGTACGCGACGTCGAATTCCGCGACGGCCGGTGGAAGGTTGTTCTGGACGGAGACACCGAATCCTTCGATGCCGTCATACTGGCCACGCCAGCCCGCGTCGCCGGACGCCTTCTGGAACGCGTGAAGCCCGAACTCTCTGCCGACCTTGGCAATATTCCATATAGCTCGTCAGTCACCGTGACCATGGGTTACAAGACGAGCCAGCTCCGCTCGCTGCCTCCCGGCTTCGGCTTTCTGGTGCCGCGGAGCGAAGGCAAGCGCATGCTCGCTTGCACCTTCGTTCATAGAAAATTCCCGCACCGCGCTCCGCCCGATAAAGGTATCCTGCGCTGCTTCCTCGGAGGCGCGAAGGACGAACTCGTTCTCGGTCTCGGCGATAAAGAGATTGAGAATATCGTTCGCCGCGAGCTTCGCGAAGTGCTCGGACTGGATGCAGAGCCGACTTTCATCCGCATCTACCGCTGGCGCAGTGCCATGGCGCAGTACTCCTCCGGACACCTCGACCGCGTAGCGCGCATCGAACGCAACACGCAACAACTCCACGGACTTGCCTTGGCCGGGAACGCATTCAAGGGCATCGGTGTCCCAGATTGCGTCCACTCCGGGCAGGACGCTGCCAAAACGATGGCGCGCCTGGCAGTGCAAACACAACCCACGAAGTAA
- a CDS encoding TonB family protein yields the protein MFLQHYGLREEPFGVTPDPRYLYLGEMHREALASLIYGVESGRGFLALIAPPGMGKTTLLFHLLERFQRSAQTAFLFQTQCDSREFMRFLMAEVGMEIAGKDMVTMHQEFNSMLVRGASAGKRFIVVIDEAQNLDDSVLETVRLLSDFETSRTKLLQIVLAGQNSLASKLATPALMQLRQRLSMVIHLDALSPEEAGKYIDHRLQVAGYRGPDLLTPEARALLISRSEGVPRNINTLCFNALSLGFALDAKVIDERMVREVADDIALRGAQRATPINWAPIARRGPGKSSRVERHGADGAASRNLRRAPAVEPLPREQSQSAAAPHVQPFLAATAPQQFATYVPARPPVHSPVASSEPAPHIAPPHVENEPSNGLPTHFAAHAKGYQANTAKCSPPESPLAVADPVGANTKIADTETANTARANADAGTEGAVHELPKPIPIDRPAKNAETSSDAIADALRNSPYVWGSVAAEHRTGSPRLDSRFSTSGSTAKLNPRAIALGTLAFALLGGAVGVWRQYTSSAHDVAAANDVAAVPASPANSATSMASPAKEVDRDSGESTQRSRPAPALRMSREKQVTQPAAPRVQSSRPSSFEPEATTTVLRRGATGNGSATAPASNSFVSHNVAATNAETSTNRDTTRPAPPPASNIPVPAAQPGPASAGTVQTGAGATPAASAPPPSDVQWNDPSNATPTTTELASGSVPSAASVGDQRVSQISQVELLHSTTPEYPTLARQLKLEGMVVLKAVITKNGSVQFIERVSGNPVLAGAAIKAVREWRYRPASLNGQPIDVDTEIVVKFALRTTS from the coding sequence ATGTTCCTTCAGCATTACGGCCTTCGCGAAGAACCGTTCGGAGTAACGCCCGATCCGCGCTACTTGTACCTCGGCGAGATGCATCGCGAGGCACTCGCTTCGCTCATCTACGGCGTTGAAAGCGGCCGCGGATTCCTGGCGTTGATCGCGCCGCCGGGGATGGGAAAAACGACGCTGCTGTTCCACCTGTTGGAGCGGTTCCAGCGATCTGCTCAGACTGCATTCCTCTTCCAGACGCAGTGCGACTCGCGTGAGTTCATGCGTTTTCTGATGGCGGAAGTGGGAATGGAGATTGCGGGCAAGGACATGGTCACGATGCACCAGGAGTTCAACAGCATGCTGGTGCGCGGGGCTTCTGCAGGCAAGCGTTTCATCGTCGTGATCGATGAGGCCCAGAACCTGGACGACAGTGTGCTCGAAACCGTGCGCCTGCTCTCTGATTTCGAGACCTCGCGCACCAAACTCTTGCAGATCGTCTTGGCCGGTCAGAATTCGCTGGCAAGCAAGCTCGCAACTCCTGCCCTGATGCAACTCCGGCAACGCCTGTCCATGGTCATCCACCTGGATGCGTTATCGCCGGAGGAGGCTGGCAAGTACATCGATCATCGACTTCAGGTTGCAGGCTATCGCGGCCCCGACCTGCTCACGCCGGAAGCCCGCGCGCTGCTGATCTCGCGTAGCGAAGGCGTTCCGCGGAACATCAACACTCTGTGCTTCAATGCTTTGTCGCTTGGATTCGCTCTCGACGCCAAGGTGATTGATGAGCGGATGGTGCGTGAAGTAGCGGACGATATCGCGCTGCGCGGAGCGCAACGAGCCACGCCCATCAACTGGGCTCCAATTGCCCGGCGCGGGCCAGGTAAAAGCTCTCGGGTAGAGCGTCACGGGGCCGACGGGGCCGCCAGCAGGAATCTGCGAAGAGCACCCGCAGTCGAGCCACTGCCTAGGGAGCAATCGCAATCGGCGGCGGCACCCCATGTGCAGCCGTTCCTGGCGGCGACTGCGCCGCAGCAGTTCGCGACGTATGTGCCCGCGCGTCCACCCGTTCACTCACCCGTCGCCTCTAGCGAACCCGCTCCGCATATAGCTCCGCCTCACGTTGAAAATGAGCCATCGAACGGCCTCCCAACGCATTTCGCAGCACACGCCAAAGGCTACCAGGCGAATACAGCGAAATGCTCCCCTCCCGAATCGCCTTTGGCGGTAGCCGATCCGGTTGGAGCGAACACCAAAATTGCAGACACTGAGACAGCGAACACCGCCAGAGCGAATGCTGACGCAGGCACCGAAGGCGCAGTTCACGAATTACCGAAGCCAATCCCGATTGACCGCCCTGCGAAGAATGCGGAGACTTCCTCGGACGCAATCGCCGACGCGCTTCGCAACAGTCCATATGTATGGGGCAGCGTCGCGGCAGAACATCGCACAGGGTCGCCCAGATTGGATTCGCGCTTCTCAACAAGCGGGTCAACAGCAAAGTTGAATCCTCGGGCGATAGCTTTGGGCACGCTTGCGTTTGCATTACTTGGCGGCGCAGTGGGCGTCTGGCGTCAATACACATCCTCGGCGCACGACGTTGCGGCGGCGAACGATGTTGCTGCGGTGCCCGCAAGCCCAGCGAATAGCGCCACAAGCATGGCATCCCCGGCGAAGGAAGTTGATCGAGACTCAGGGGAGAGCACGCAACGGAGTAGACCGGCGCCTGCGTTACGAATGTCGCGCGAAAAGCAAGTGACGCAACCTGCCGCGCCCCGAGTGCAATCGTCACGTCCGTCATCGTTCGAGCCGGAGGCAACGACCACGGTTCTGCGACGGGGTGCGACCGGCAATGGTTCCGCCACTGCACCGGCCTCGAACAGTTTTGTCTCACATAATGTGGCGGCAACTAACGCGGAGACGAGCACGAACCGAGACACGACTCGGCCCGCCCCTCCCCCTGCCTCGAACATACCGGTACCGGCAGCCCAACCCGGGCCTGCCAGTGCTGGAACGGTGCAGACGGGAGCCGGAGCGACGCCTGCCGCTTCTGCTCCTCCGCCCTCCGATGTGCAGTGGAACGACCCTTCGAACGCGACGCCCACCACGACTGAATTGGCGAGCGGAAGCGTTCCGTCTGCCGCCAGCGTTGGCGATCAGCGAGTATCTCAGATTAGCCAAGTTGAACTGCTGCACTCCACGACACCGGAATATCCCACCCTGGCGAGGCAGTTAAAGCTGGAAGGCATGGTGGTATTGAAGGCTGTCATTACGAAGAATGGCTCCGTGCAATTCATTGAACGTGTCAGCGGAAACCCGGTGCTGGCGGGCGCGGCGATAAAGGCTGTGCGCGAATGGCGTTATCGCCCAGCCTCGCTTAACGGCCAACCGATCGATGTGGATACCGAAATCGTGGTCAAGTTTGCGCTGCGTACAACGTCTTGA
- a CDS encoding UpxY family transcription antiterminator: MAELYLPLGNGTSARELSVSLRTDGLQSRWYATYTAARHEKTALQHLQSREIETFLPIYDSARRWENGRRAVVQMPLFPSYLFVRISTCERQKVLEAPGIIRIVGFNGQLAPLRDDEIAALRAAVQVRKSQPHPFLSAGKRVRVTAGALRGLEGVIVRSTRELKMIVSIDSIMRSFSVELEPSDVEACISTLAKRAG, from the coding sequence ATGGCGGAGCTGTATTTACCCCTGGGAAACGGAACGAGCGCGCGTGAGCTTTCGGTCTCGTTGCGAACCGACGGACTTCAGTCGCGCTGGTACGCCACCTACACAGCGGCGCGACACGAAAAAACTGCGTTGCAGCACTTACAGAGTCGCGAAATAGAAACCTTTCTCCCCATTTATGACAGCGCGCGACGATGGGAAAACGGCAGGCGAGCTGTAGTTCAGATGCCGCTCTTTCCCAGCTACTTGTTCGTTCGTATTTCCACTTGTGAGCGGCAGAAAGTTTTGGAAGCGCCGGGGATTATCAGGATTGTCGGGTTCAACGGCCAATTAGCTCCGTTGCGCGACGATGAGATAGCAGCGCTCAGAGCCGCAGTCCAAGTACGCAAGTCGCAACCGCATCCATTTTTATCCGCCGGCAAGCGCGTGCGAGTCACGGCCGGCGCCTTACGCGGACTGGAAGGTGTAATCGTACGCAGCACTCGAGAGCTCAAGATGATCGTATCAATCGACAGCATCATGCGTTCGTTCTCTGTGGAACTGGAACCGAGTGACGTGGAGGCTTGCATTTCAACACTGGCGAAGAGAGCAGGATGA
- the hemE gene encoding uroporphyrinogen decarboxylase → MAAPDSIFVRACKGLPTESTPVWFMRQAGRYMAEYREVRKHHSLVEICKKPTVAAEVTITAAEALGVDAAIIFADLLLPLEVMGLPFHFTAGEGPVVERPVRTPQDVRALRTDRAADLGYVSEAIRECVKHWGSRLPMIGFCGAPFTLASYMIEGGGSRNYIEVKKLMYRSPEVWDELLGKLVDVLVEYTTQQVKAGADVLQIFDSWVGCLSVEDYRRYVLPRTRELIERLQKAGAPIIYFGTDSSTLLPTMQQTGAEVVGLDWRIPLDQGWRSMNYEVAVQGNLDPVTLFAEWPEIESRAKLILDQAAGRPGHIFNLGHGILPHTPFENVKKLAKFVQEYSAELKATAARTM, encoded by the coding sequence ATGGCTGCCCCTGATTCCATCTTCGTACGCGCCTGTAAGGGCCTGCCTACCGAGTCCACTCCTGTTTGGTTCATGCGACAGGCTGGCCGGTACATGGCCGAATACCGCGAAGTCCGCAAGCATCATTCGCTGGTCGAGATCTGCAAGAAGCCAACGGTCGCCGCCGAGGTTACGATTACGGCCGCCGAGGCGCTTGGCGTGGACGCAGCGATCATCTTTGCCGACCTCCTTTTGCCGCTGGAAGTTATGGGACTGCCGTTCCATTTCACCGCGGGCGAGGGCCCCGTGGTGGAGAGGCCTGTCCGCACTCCTCAGGATGTGCGCGCGTTGCGCACCGATCGTGCTGCCGATCTTGGCTACGTGTCGGAAGCCATCCGGGAATGTGTTAAGCACTGGGGCTCAAGGCTGCCGATGATTGGTTTCTGCGGTGCGCCCTTCACGCTCGCCAGCTACATGATCGAAGGTGGCGGATCGCGCAACTACATCGAAGTCAAAAAGCTGATGTATCGCTCGCCGGAAGTATGGGACGAGCTTCTCGGCAAACTGGTTGACGTGCTTGTGGAGTACACCACCCAGCAGGTCAAGGCCGGCGCCGACGTGCTTCAGATTTTCGATAGCTGGGTCGGGTGTCTCAGCGTTGAGGACTATCGCCGATACGTGCTGCCGCGCACTCGCGAATTGATCGAGCGCCTGCAAAAGGCCGGAGCGCCCATCATCTATTTCGGCACGGATAGCTCCACCCTGCTGCCCACCATGCAGCAGACCGGTGCAGAAGTCGTCGGACTCGACTGGCGTATCCCGCTCGACCAGGGCTGGCGCAGCATGAATTACGAAGTCGCCGTTCAGGGCAATCTCGATCCCGTCACGCTCTTTGCCGAGTGGCCGGAGATCGAAAGCCGCGCGAAGCTCATCCTCGATCAGGCCGCCGGGCGCCCGGGCCACATCTTCAATCTTGGCCACGGCATACTTCCGCATACCCCGTTCGAGAATGTGAAGAAGCTGGCGAAATTCGTACAGGAGTACAGCGCCGAGCTTAAAGCCACCGCCGCGAGGACTATGTGA
- a CDS encoding polysaccharide biosynthesis/export family protein — protein MTYNRALVTILLAVVATLSCAAWAQVAAGPGTTPATPSAASTATPADSTVQLQGAPISAAPQAAAASAPDTPAQAAPGETQFADRYPRYKVRPGDAMDITFTFSPEMNQTVAVQPDGFINLKEVGDVRVQDQTTAEVRETVRKAYANTLRDPVITVVLKDFTKPYFIAGGQVLHPGKYELRDSTTVAEAVAVAGGFTSASKHSEVWVYRRLPGDRMEVKRLNMKKMLAKGDLHEDVRLQNGDMLFVPQNTFSKVKDVIVPRPTVAIRP, from the coding sequence ATGACGTACAACAGAGCGCTTGTAACGATCTTACTGGCCGTGGTGGCGACCCTGAGTTGCGCAGCGTGGGCCCAGGTTGCCGCCGGTCCGGGAACGACGCCGGCAACACCCAGCGCGGCCTCGACGGCGACGCCTGCCGATTCCACAGTCCAGCTGCAAGGCGCGCCAATTTCCGCAGCGCCCCAGGCTGCTGCCGCTTCAGCGCCCGACACGCCTGCGCAAGCGGCGCCCGGCGAAACCCAGTTTGCAGACCGGTACCCGCGCTACAAGGTACGCCCGGGCGATGCCATGGACATCACGTTCACGTTTTCTCCGGAGATGAACCAGACGGTCGCCGTGCAACCGGATGGCTTCATCAACCTTAAAGAGGTTGGAGACGTACGCGTGCAGGACCAGACCACTGCGGAAGTAAGAGAAACCGTACGCAAGGCCTACGCGAACACACTGCGCGATCCGGTCATCACGGTCGTCCTGAAGGACTTTACCAAGCCCTATTTCATAGCCGGTGGTCAGGTACTACACCCGGGAAAATACGAACTTCGTGACAGCACGACTGTCGCGGAGGCGGTCGCAGTCGCGGGCGGATTCACCTCGGCTTCAAAGCATTCGGAAGTATGGGTTTATCGACGTCTTCCCGGTGATCGCATGGAAGTGAAGCGGCTCAACATGAAGAAGATGTTAGCGAAGGGAGATCTCCACGAAGATGTGCGCCTGCAGAACGGAGACATGCTGTTCGTCCCGCAGAACACGTTCTCAAAGGTGAAGGATGTCATCGTCCCGCGCCCCACGGTCGCAATACGCCCGTAG